From a single Lewinella sp. LCG006 genomic region:
- a CDS encoding IS1634 family transposase: protein MLIKAEPVGDLPAISRLLQSTGLSQRVDKHYPTHHLWQGTSIGKTLEAFLVYILSENDHRLYSVEDWALGLERTLSWLLDEADFQAAYLSDDRLGSLLDYLSKDDERWMSFQRDHNQSLIRFYDLDNGTDQGPLDTVRIDSTTAQSHRETEGIFQLGHNATGLALPQVKLMLLAIDKANLPLALNVVAGQNSDDKLYVPALEQAWEQGLKSKGVLVVGDRKLCNQYNMCFIADSGNYYLGPLAQRQYSREELMQAREWIEQQQEPAERVMRQAAGSKDSQAIALVKELPAREIISADGTIHTQRLFGVCSLNLRKRQVAQLEQRCQTACQEVRLRFTRNRGRKTIKSVEEAERTINKILDKHKVAHLYSWKITLSQDPAEPCSVELTLDEQQNNIEQQLAGWRVMATNAPSDRLSACEVVLCYWEEYRIEQHFHLLLTKCTSLTPIFLKKENRIQAMLRILMLALQYYNLWQYTIRQTLKSEQNSYLTNLVPGNPGRKVERPTTSLVLSAFRSVQMIYIMTDDHKASVHLQGIEEHHLRLLKMMRLPTDIYRHPWEA, encoded by the coding sequence ATGCTGATCAAAGCAGAGCCTGTAGGCGATCTACCGGCGATTAGTCGCCTACTCCAATCGACCGGTTTGTCCCAGCGCGTGGACAAGCACTATCCTACTCATCATTTGTGGCAGGGAACCAGTATTGGCAAGACATTGGAGGCTTTTCTGGTCTATATTCTGAGCGAGAACGATCATCGACTGTACAGCGTAGAAGACTGGGCTTTGGGCTTGGAGCGCACGTTGAGTTGGCTTTTGGATGAAGCTGATTTTCAGGCTGCTTATCTCAGTGATGACCGTTTGGGTAGTCTGCTGGACTACCTGTCTAAGGACGATGAGCGCTGGATGTCCTTTCAGCGCGATCATAACCAATCGCTAATTCGGTTTTACGATCTGGACAACGGTACTGATCAAGGTCCCCTTGATACGGTGCGTATCGACAGTACCACGGCTCAAAGTCATCGAGAAACAGAAGGCATTTTTCAGTTGGGGCATAATGCCACGGGTTTGGCCCTACCTCAGGTAAAATTGATGCTACTGGCTATAGATAAAGCCAACCTGCCACTGGCTCTGAACGTGGTAGCAGGGCAAAACAGTGACGACAAGCTTTACGTGCCAGCCTTGGAACAGGCCTGGGAACAAGGTCTCAAGTCCAAAGGAGTACTGGTAGTGGGAGACCGCAAGCTGTGTAATCAGTACAATATGTGTTTCATTGCTGACAGCGGCAACTACTACTTGGGCCCATTGGCTCAACGGCAATACTCACGAGAGGAATTAATGCAAGCCCGTGAGTGGATTGAGCAACAGCAAGAGCCCGCCGAACGCGTAATGCGTCAGGCGGCGGGAAGTAAGGATTCACAAGCCATCGCGCTGGTTAAAGAGCTGCCCGCACGTGAAATCATCTCCGCTGACGGCACGATTCACACCCAAAGGCTATTCGGGGTATGTAGCTTGAATCTACGCAAGCGCCAAGTTGCCCAACTAGAGCAACGCTGCCAGACCGCTTGCCAGGAGGTCAGACTGCGCTTCACGCGCAACCGAGGTCGTAAAACGATCAAGTCGGTAGAGGAAGCTGAACGAACCATCAACAAGATACTGGACAAGCACAAAGTCGCTCACCTATACAGCTGGAAGATCACACTATCTCAGGACCCGGCCGAACCTTGCAGCGTGGAACTTACACTGGACGAGCAGCAAAACAACATCGAACAGCAACTGGCCGGATGGCGCGTGATGGCCACTAACGCTCCTTCGGATAGACTCTCGGCTTGCGAGGTGGTACTTTGTTACTGGGAGGAGTATCGTATCGAGCAGCATTTTCATTTGCTGTTGACCAAATGCACCTCGCTTACGCCAATCTTCCTGAAAAAAGAAAATCGCATCCAAGCCATGTTGCGCATACTAATGCTGGCTCTACAGTACTATAATCTGTGGCAATACACCATCCGCCAAACACTGAAAAGCGAACAAAACAGCTATCTTACCAATCTAGTGCCCGGCAATCCCGGCCGCAAAGTTGAGCGACCTACCACATCGCTGGTCTTAAGCGCGTTCCGAAGCGTCCAGATGATCTACATAATGACTGATGATCACAAAGCCAGCGTACACTTGCAGGGCATCGAAGAACATCACCTGAGGTTGCTTAAGATGATGCGATTGCCAACAGATATTTATCGTCATCCATGGGAGGCGTGA
- a CDS encoding T9SS type A sorting domain-containing protein translates to MLRLEKVSSLRKALGGAILLLGLGATSAQAQVSFAPLQENPFGLMAHNDIRFETLADIDGDGDLDIISIRYDDATYYSDGQILEFRENQSTNGGTLANFIPPISDAFGIMLPNIDQGNYVNPILADLDGDGDLDLLIGSYIYSENNDGDLYYYKNLGDAQNPSFGEPEINPFGMSNDGSTAVTPKLVDIDGDGDLDLFSIYYYDDGYAAEHGIMFQENTGTATAPAFGSVQREVFGLPSSFDNVVFLEFGDIDNDGDIDLLAGSSYYDYYEYTVSYQYFENTGNTTNPIFADEVINPYGLEPQVALFIWPMLGDLDNDGDLDVLTGATYNQDTYETGWGYQENLLLSVGTEELANEFTQIAVFPTASRGDFNVQIRTEESPLAVTLSVFNTNGQLLQQQNYPATTQLDEQLQLDGYPAGTYYLQLQSEQKRWTGKVVKQ, encoded by the coding sequence ATGCTACGACTGGAAAAGGTAAGCAGTTTGCGTAAAGCCCTCGGTGGAGCGATTCTTTTGCTGGGTTTAGGTGCAACATCGGCACAAGCTCAGGTAAGTTTTGCGCCCTTGCAGGAAAATCCATTTGGGCTAATGGCCCATAATGATATCCGCTTTGAAACGTTAGCCGATATCGACGGAGATGGAGATTTGGACATTATCAGTATTCGCTATGATGATGCAACTTACTACAGTGATGGTCAGATTTTAGAGTTTAGAGAAAATCAAAGTACCAATGGTGGCACCCTCGCCAATTTCATACCCCCCATTTCCGACGCGTTTGGAATTATGTTACCAAACATTGATCAAGGGAATTATGTAAATCCCATCCTGGCTGACTTGGATGGTGATGGTGATCTCGACCTTCTCATTGGCTCCTACATCTACAGTGAGAACAATGATGGAGATCTTTATTACTACAAAAACTTGGGGGATGCTCAAAATCCATCCTTTGGAGAACCAGAGATTAACCCTTTTGGGATGAGCAACGATGGCTCCACGGCGGTCACCCCAAAACTGGTAGACATTGATGGCGATGGTGACTTGGATCTATTTAGCATCTACTATTATGATGATGGTTACGCTGCTGAACATGGTATCATGTTTCAAGAAAACACCGGCACTGCTACCGCTCCTGCTTTTGGTTCAGTACAAAGAGAAGTATTTGGTCTACCCTCTTCTTTTGACAATGTCGTCTTTTTAGAATTTGGCGATATTGATAACGATGGTGATATTGATCTACTCGCTGGTTCGTCCTACTATGATTACTACGAGTACACTGTTTCCTACCAATACTTCGAAAACACTGGTAATACGACCAACCCTATTTTTGCTGATGAAGTAATAAATCCTTACGGGCTGGAACCGCAAGTTGCTTTATTTATCTGGCCAATGCTCGGTGATTTAGACAACGACGGCGACCTGGATGTACTTACGGGCGCAACCTATAACCAAGATACTTACGAAACAGGTTGGGGTTACCAGGAAAACCTACTCCTAAGTGTTGGTACAGAAGAGCTTGCTAATGAATTTACCCAAATAGCCGTATTCCCGACGGCGAGCCGAGGAGATTTCAATGTACAAATCCGTACCGAGGAATCACCTTTAGCAGTAACGCTCAGCGTTTTTAACACCAATGGCCAGCTGTTACAGCAGCAAAATTATCCCGCTACTACTCAATTGGATGAACAATTGCAACTAGACGGCTACCCAGCAGGCACTTATTATTTGCAGCTACAAAGCGAGCAAAAGCGCTGGACGGGTAAGGTTGTTAAGCAGTAG
- a CDS encoding DUF4915 domain-containing protein, producing the protein MSSPPPFSCQYTPGFAAILNQLGLSLALSTYQAGKVVLISPKDEQTIIQLPRSFGKAMGIALHGDRMAIATKDEVIVLRNSPELAHHYPAKPAVYDSMFMPRASFFTGALDIHDLEFGKGGLFTQPSAPIVPADATTGKGKQFA; encoded by the coding sequence GTGTCTTCACCTCCTCCGTTCAGTTGCCAATACACCCCAGGATTTGCTGCTATTTTAAACCAACTAGGCCTCAGCCTGGCACTCAGTACTTACCAGGCTGGCAAGGTGGTGCTGATTAGTCCTAAGGATGAACAAACGATTATCCAGTTGCCTCGCTCATTCGGCAAGGCAATGGGTATCGCCCTCCATGGAGATCGTATGGCTATTGCTACAAAGGACGAAGTAATTGTCTTACGCAACTCGCCGGAGTTGGCCCACCACTATCCTGCCAAGCCAGCCGTGTACGACAGTATGTTTATGCCACGCGCCAGTTTTTTCACGGGTGCACTAGACATCCACGACCTGGAATTTGGCAAAGGAGGCCTTTTTACGCAACCGTCTGCGCCAATTGTTCCAGCAGATGCTACGACTGGAAAAGGTAAGCAGTTTGCGTAA
- a CDS encoding FecR family protein, producing MKNTRAEELMAAYLSGNIAAAEQEELLVWVAASPEGQKFFDNAVTLWSLTEEMAYPDFSAQKANAWEKVEARLTDATVAPTKGSARIVAFNYRRWMAAAAIALLLVAGWWWMQPSVPSAIIASTLNDEQSELTLPDGTSVWLNENTYLTYEEVNGERRVQLAGEAFFDVATDSLQPFRIYAGEAITTVLGTSFNIRAYPEDAEVEVSVKEGKVALETKTKAPETENAVQKVELLPGDKGVFVKETAAISTKEEEAKNSTAWKDGKLDFENVPLAEAIKVMERYYEVDIELTTEGIGKCLFNGKYDNVTLEDLLEAVEFSMELQLEENKGVYRLAGEACE from the coding sequence ATGAAAAATACCCGGGCCGAGGAGTTGATGGCAGCTTATCTCAGTGGCAATATTGCTGCTGCTGAGCAGGAGGAGTTGTTGGTATGGGTAGCTGCTTCTCCCGAAGGTCAGAAGTTCTTTGATAATGCGGTTACACTGTGGAGCTTAACGGAGGAAATGGCTTACCCCGATTTTTCGGCACAAAAAGCAAATGCTTGGGAAAAAGTGGAAGCCAGGTTAACCGATGCAACTGTTGCACCAACTAAAGGCTCAGCAAGGATCGTAGCATTCAATTACCGCCGGTGGATGGCAGCAGCAGCGATAGCTTTGCTCCTCGTAGCAGGGTGGTGGTGGATGCAACCTTCTGTTCCCAGCGCTATCATTGCCAGTACTTTGAATGACGAACAGTCGGAGTTGACATTGCCAGACGGTACGTCGGTATGGCTCAACGAAAACACCTACCTCACTTACGAAGAGGTGAACGGTGAGCGCCGGGTGCAGTTGGCCGGAGAAGCCTTCTTCGATGTCGCGACGGACAGTTTACAGCCTTTTAGGATTTATGCCGGAGAAGCGATTACAACGGTTTTAGGAACCTCTTTCAATATTCGGGCTTACCCGGAAGATGCAGAGGTAGAGGTGAGTGTGAAAGAAGGGAAAGTCGCTTTGGAGACCAAGACCAAAGCACCTGAAACCGAAAATGCAGTACAAAAAGTTGAGCTTTTGCCGGGCGACAAGGGCGTTTTTGTCAAAGAAACGGCAGCGATTTCTACCAAGGAGGAAGAAGCCAAAAACAGCACAGCCTGGAAAGATGGTAAACTGGATTTTGAAAATGTCCCCCTTGCTGAAGCCATCAAAGTGATGGAACGCTATTACGAAGTAGACATTGAGTTAACCACTGAAGGGATAGGGAAGTGCTTGTTTAACGGCAAGTACGATAATGTTACCCTGGAAGACTTGTTGGAGGCAGTGGAATTTTCGATGGAACTACAATTGGAAGAAAATAAGGGCGTCTACCGCTTGGCGGGAGAAGCTTGTGAATAG
- a CDS encoding head GIN domain-containing protein yields the protein MMNNIKFLFTLLLTSSFFFTGCFVDINDDDGLFGCIDADGPITSIDLDLLAFSGITLAMDARVEITQGPDQLVTVEGKSDIFDELDLDVSSSGIWTIRTNDCVRDVDNLTFYITVPDLNEIKVSGSGKIISTNTFVGGDIELRISGSGEIDIALEADDIEVDISGSGKVFLEGVADDLGLNITGSGDLRAFNLAAREGNINISGSGDAEVRLEDRLDVRITGSGDVYYKGQPLLDVSITGSGEVIDAN from the coding sequence ATGATGAATAACATTAAATTTCTTTTCACACTGCTGCTAACGAGTAGCTTCTTTTTTACCGGTTGTTTTGTAGATATCAACGATGATGATGGCCTTTTTGGTTGCATTGACGCAGACGGCCCGATTACCTCTATTGATCTTGATTTACTGGCGTTTTCCGGTATTACATTGGCAATGGATGCCCGTGTTGAGATCACCCAAGGGCCAGACCAATTGGTTACCGTCGAAGGAAAGTCCGATATTTTTGATGAACTAGATTTGGATGTGAGCAGCAGTGGTATCTGGACCATTCGAACCAACGATTGTGTTCGCGATGTGGATAACCTCACTTTTTACATCACCGTTCCAGACCTGAATGAGATCAAAGTCAGTGGTTCGGGTAAAATTATCAGTACCAATACTTTTGTCGGTGGAGATATTGAGTTGCGCATTTCTGGGTCTGGTGAAATAGACATTGCACTGGAAGCGGATGATATAGAGGTAGATATTTCCGGTTCTGGAAAAGTCTTCCTGGAAGGCGTAGCTGATGACCTAGGTTTGAATATCACCGGCAGTGGCGATTTGCGGGCCTTTAACCTCGCTGCACGGGAGGGGAACATCAATATTTCGGGTAGTGGCGATGCTGAAGTTCGGCTGGAAGACCGCCTGGATGTTCGTATCACCGGTAGTGGAGATGTCTATTACAAAGGCCAACCCTTGCTGGATGTGTCGATTACGGGCAGCGGTGAAGTCATTGATGCTAATTAA
- a CDS encoding OmpA family protein — MRNSLLFLNMLLLIFLTSCVSQQKYTDLEAAKNRLSQRLGETETDLETYRNQSAKLQSQLTAEQEQRQQLAIDLERSRQRYAELDATNRDLLARYDRILEQNRTTLAAAGDENATLTARLNEKEQELDQRQRELQRLQQELVARETRVAELEKAIADKEARLRTIRERVNQALLGFSEADLTVREKNGKVYVSLSQNLLFASGSKTINAQGKQAIAQLATVLKANKDINITVEGHTDTDGDAAFNWDLSVGRATTVVKELTTNGVAAERIIAAGRGQYYPIAANTTAAGKAQNRRTEIILTPKLEGLYDLIGE, encoded by the coding sequence ATGCGTAATTCCTTGTTATTCCTGAATATGCTGCTGCTCATTTTCTTGACCAGCTGTGTTTCTCAACAAAAATATACGGACCTTGAAGCGGCCAAAAATCGCCTTTCTCAGCGCTTAGGTGAAACGGAAACGGATTTAGAAACTTACCGAAATCAATCCGCAAAGCTACAGAGCCAACTTACCGCTGAGCAGGAGCAGCGCCAACAATTGGCCATCGACTTGGAGCGTTCTCGCCAGCGTTATGCAGAGTTGGATGCCACCAATCGTGATTTACTCGCCCGGTATGATCGCATCCTTGAGCAGAACCGGACGACCTTGGCGGCAGCCGGAGACGAAAATGCGACACTAACGGCCCGCCTAAATGAAAAAGAACAAGAGCTGGATCAGCGTCAGAGAGAGCTACAGCGCCTGCAGCAAGAACTCGTCGCCCGCGAGACCAGAGTAGCCGAATTGGAGAAAGCAATTGCCGACAAAGAAGCCCGCCTGCGGACCATCCGTGAAAGGGTCAACCAGGCTTTGCTCGGATTTTCTGAAGCGGATCTTACCGTGAGAGAAAAAAACGGTAAGGTATACGTCTCTCTGAGTCAAAACCTATTATTTGCTTCCGGAAGTAAGACGATCAATGCGCAAGGAAAACAAGCCATTGCCCAGTTAGCCACCGTTCTCAAAGCAAATAAGGACATCAACATTACCGTAGAAGGGCATACCGATACGGATGGTGATGCGGCTTTCAATTGGGATCTCAGCGTAGGGAGAGCAACGACCGTAGTGAAAGAATTGACCACCAATGGTGTCGCCGCTGAACGGATCATCGCTGCCGGAAGAGGACAATATTACCCCATAGCAGCCAACACCACGGCAGCTGGTAAAGCCCAAAACCGCCGCACCGAAATCATCCTGACCCCTAAACTGGAAGGGTTGTATGATTTGATCGGGGAGTAG
- a CDS encoding glycoside hydrolase family 3 N-terminal domain-containing protein encodes MQKYSLLLFLTGIFLTTSCQPTAAPSASTQETTTEITDAMLGQLIMQGFRGLEIDSVSPVIKDQLAKGEIGNIILFDYDVGLKRYGRNIASPTQVRQLLADLQALAPGLLLTAIDQEGGRVTRLRPVYGFPEIAAAQDMGALAATDSTTYYATQNAANLKNLGFNVNFAPVVDLNVNPENPVIGKIKRSFGAATDQVVLHARAWIAPHAEAGILSVLKHFPGHGSSQSDSHKGFTDVTTTWTPEELAPFEQLLASETATAVMTAHVFNRSIDSLYPATLSPRYIQGMLRDSFQYDGVVFSDDLQMNAVNKLYDFETIIKQSMLAGVDMLVFGNNLEDYDETLARRTITTLRKLLDNGEIPAERILQSYERVKKLKAQLAQ; translated from the coding sequence ATGCAAAAGTATTCACTGCTTCTTTTCCTGACAGGTATATTCCTTACTACTTCCTGCCAACCTACAGCTGCTCCGTCTGCTTCTACTCAAGAGACTACCACCGAAATAACGGATGCCATGCTCGGGCAACTGATCATGCAGGGTTTTAGAGGTCTGGAAATCGACAGCGTAAGTCCGGTCATTAAAGACCAACTGGCAAAAGGAGAGATCGGCAACATCATTCTCTTTGATTACGATGTAGGCCTCAAACGGTACGGCCGCAATATTGCGTCTCCCACTCAGGTTCGTCAATTATTAGCAGATTTGCAGGCCTTAGCGCCGGGCTTATTGCTCACAGCCATCGATCAGGAAGGTGGACGTGTAACCCGTTTAAGACCCGTTTATGGTTTCCCCGAAATTGCCGCAGCGCAAGATATGGGCGCACTAGCAGCTACCGATTCCACCACTTATTACGCTACCCAAAATGCGGCTAACCTGAAAAACCTGGGCTTCAATGTCAACTTCGCGCCGGTGGTCGACCTCAACGTCAATCCAGAAAATCCGGTCATTGGTAAAATCAAGCGAAGTTTTGGGGCCGCTACTGACCAGGTCGTGCTACATGCCCGCGCCTGGATTGCCCCTCATGCCGAGGCAGGCATTCTTTCGGTGCTCAAGCACTTTCCCGGACACGGAAGTTCTCAAAGCGATTCCCACAAAGGGTTCACTGATGTGACCACCACCTGGACGCCCGAAGAATTGGCCCCTTTTGAACAACTGCTCGCTTCGGAAACGGCGACAGCAGTCATGACCGCCCACGTCTTCAACCGCAGTATCGACTCCCTCTATCCCGCTACCCTATCGCCGCGCTATATCCAGGGCATGCTCCGGGATTCCTTCCAGTACGATGGTGTCGTATTTTCTGATGACCTGCAAATGAACGCAGTCAATAAACTTTACGATTTTGAGACGATCATCAAACAATCCATGCTCGCAGGCGTAGATATGCTCGTTTTTGGCAACAATCTCGAAGATTACGACGAGACCCTCGCCCGCCGTACCATTACCACACTCCGCAAACTGCTGGATAACGGAGAGATTCCCGCCGAACGCATCCTGCAATCCTACGAGCGGGTCAAAAAACTTAAAGCGCAATTGGCTCAATAG
- a CDS encoding ArsR/SmtB family transcription factor, whose product MPQNKSFLFPTTEQEISQYAQALAHPARLEIIDLLGRYEFLMHKEIIEFIPLSPNSVSQHLKTLCNVQILVKDTFAGVVGYRVNDIGWQSAKNSLKTYFSKVG is encoded by the coding sequence ATGCCACAAAACAAAAGCTTTCTCTTCCCCACTACCGAACAGGAAATTTCTCAGTATGCCCAAGCTTTAGCTCATCCTGCCAGACTAGAAATTATTGACCTTTTAGGCAGGTATGAATTCTTAATGCACAAGGAAATCATTGAATTTATACCTCTTTCACCCAATAGCGTAAGCCAGCACCTCAAGACCTTATGTAATGTGCAGATCCTGGTCAAAGACACTTTCGCTGGTGTTGTGGGTTACCGAGTAAATGACATAGGCTGGCAATCTGCCAAAAACAGTCTGAAAACTTATTTCTCAAAAGTAGGCTAG
- a CDS encoding acyltransferase: MSAIFYAHPSAIIDEGAQIGAGSKIWHFCHLMSGAIIGGGCSLGQNVFVANKVKLGRNVKVQNNVSLYEGVFCEDDVFIGPSAVFTNVINPRSGVERKHEYRPTILRKGVSIGANATIVCGVTLGTYAFVGAGSVVTKDVPPYALVVGNPARQTGWMSAHGARLVFDEQGYAVCLESGEKYVMRDGLVEREG, encoded by the coding sequence ATGAGTGCAATCTTCTATGCTCACCCTAGTGCAATCATTGACGAGGGAGCACAAATTGGCGCAGGCAGTAAAATCTGGCATTTTTGTCATTTGATGTCCGGTGCCATTATTGGTGGAGGTTGCTCTTTGGGACAAAACGTGTTTGTCGCCAACAAAGTAAAGCTGGGGCGTAATGTAAAGGTGCAAAACAATGTTAGCCTTTACGAGGGCGTCTTCTGTGAGGATGATGTTTTTATTGGCCCTAGTGCCGTATTCACCAACGTCATCAATCCACGCTCAGGCGTAGAACGCAAGCACGAATACCGGCCAACTATTTTACGCAAAGGCGTCAGTATTGGTGCCAACGCGACCATTGTTTGCGGCGTCACCTTGGGCACTTATGCTTTTGTGGGCGCGGGCAGCGTGGTCACCAAAGATGTACCACCCTATGCTTTAGTAGTCGGCAATCCGGCCCGGCAGACGGGTTGGATGAGTGCCCACGGTGCACGGTTGGTATTTGATGAACAAGGATATGCTGTTTGCCTCGAAAGCGGAGAGAAGTATGTCATGCGGGACGGATTGGTAGAGCGGGAAGGTTGA
- a CDS encoding DegT/DnrJ/EryC1/StrS family aminotransferase, producing MNTTTPTIHMVDLKTQYEKLQSEIDQQVIDVIRSGAFINGPAVKQFQSDLEDYLGVKHVIPCANGTDALQIALMALGLQPGDEVIVPAFTYVATAEVIALLHLKPVMVDVDPLTFNVTAALVEAAITDKTKAIVPVHLFGQSCDMAPILELAKKHNLYIVEDNAQAIGARYTFPDGKVKAAGALGDIGCTSFYPSKNLGAYGDGGAIYTDNDELAAKLRTVANHGQNRRYYHDEVGVNSRLDSIQAAILGIKLKHLDSYNATRKAAADYYDNAFAEVAALITPARQANSTHVYHQYTLRVTNGKRDELQAYLQEQGVPSMIYYPVPLYEQKAYQGTAANKIDFLPVTDLLCKEVISLPMHSELHEDTLEYICSKVKAFFA from the coding sequence ATGAATACGACAACTCCTACCATCCACATGGTTGATTTGAAGACGCAATATGAAAAATTGCAGTCTGAGATCGACCAGCAAGTCATTGACGTTATCCGTTCTGGTGCTTTTATTAACGGCCCGGCAGTCAAACAATTCCAATCGGATCTTGAGGATTACCTTGGTGTAAAACACGTTATTCCTTGTGCCAATGGCACCGATGCGCTTCAGATTGCGCTGATGGCCCTGGGGCTGCAGCCCGGTGACGAAGTAATTGTTCCGGCCTTCACCTACGTGGCTACGGCCGAGGTGATTGCGCTGTTGCACCTGAAACCGGTGATGGTGGATGTTGATCCACTGACCTTTAATGTCACGGCAGCACTCGTTGAGGCAGCGATTACCGATAAGACCAAAGCCATCGTACCGGTGCATCTTTTCGGGCAGAGCTGTGATATGGCGCCTATTTTGGAGTTGGCAAAAAAGCACAATTTATATATCGTAGAAGACAATGCACAGGCCATTGGTGCGCGCTACACTTTTCCTGATGGGAAGGTAAAAGCCGCTGGGGCCCTGGGTGATATTGGTTGTACTTCTTTTTATCCTTCCAAGAACCTTGGCGCATACGGCGATGGCGGTGCCATCTACACCGATAATGACGAACTGGCTGCCAAGCTGCGTACGGTGGCCAACCATGGTCAAAACCGTCGTTATTACCACGACGAAGTTGGTGTCAATTCCCGTCTTGATTCTATCCAAGCTGCTATTTTGGGGATCAAACTTAAGCACCTTGACAGCTACAATGCCACTCGGAAGGCAGCTGCGGATTATTACGACAATGCCTTTGCCGAAGTAGCAGCATTGATTACACCAGCGCGCCAGGCGAATAGCACACACGTTTACCATCAATACACGCTGCGGGTGACCAACGGCAAGCGCGATGAACTACAGGCTTACCTGCAAGAACAGGGCGTACCCAGTATGATCTACTACCCAGTACCGCTGTACGAACAGAAAGCTTACCAGGGAACAGCAGCCAACAAGATCGATTTTCTGCCTGTTACTGATCTGCTTTGCAAAGAAGTGATCAGCCTACCCATGCACAGTGAGCTGCATGAAGACACCCTCGAATACATCTGTTCGAAGGTAAAAGCATTTTTTGCTTAA
- a CDS encoding DeoR/GlpR family DNA-binding transcription regulator produces MLKKERQALILREVNIHNKVLLSDLSEKFTVSEDTIRRDLQELASRNKLIKVRGGALSRSYHSYSYRENDIYAYQEKTVIARKAISMLRDGMLVLISGGSTNKEIARILPPELKVTFLTMSLSTAQQLLEHPNCETIFLGGLLSPTAKVSIGGEVISQLQQLRPDICFMGANAIDPEHGLTDSDWEVVVVKRAMLKAAAKTVVLAIAEKLGSTQKIQICELNAIDYLLTELHPEHDDLRSYRERGVKVV; encoded by the coding sequence ATGCTCAAAAAAGAAAGACAGGCATTGATTTTAAGGGAAGTAAATATTCACAACAAGGTTTTACTGAGTGACCTCAGCGAAAAGTTTACCGTTTCTGAAGATACCATCCGCAGAGACTTGCAGGAGTTGGCCAGTAGAAACAAGTTGATCAAAGTCAGGGGTGGTGCACTTTCTCGTTCTTACCACTCCTACTCCTATCGGGAAAATGATATTTATGCCTACCAGGAAAAGACCGTTATAGCACGTAAAGCCATCAGCATGCTCCGCGATGGTATGCTGGTGCTCATAAGTGGAGGAAGTACCAATAAGGAAATTGCCAGAATTCTCCCCCCTGAGTTGAAGGTGACCTTCTTGACGATGAGTTTATCTACTGCTCAGCAATTGCTGGAGCACCCCAATTGTGAGACCATCTTCCTGGGTGGACTTTTGTCACCTACCGCAAAGGTGAGTATCGGCGGAGAGGTCATCAGCCAATTACAACAACTGCGACCAGACATCTGCTTTATGGGAGCCAATGCCATTGACCCAGAACACGGGCTAACAGATTCTGACTGGGAGGTAGTGGTAGTCAAAAGAGCAATGCTAAAAGCAGCTGCCAAAACAGTGGTGCTGGCAATAGCCGAAAAACTGGGAAGTACACAAAAGATACAAATTTGTGAGCTCAACGCCATCGACTACCTACTCACGGAGTTGCACCCCGAACATGATGATCTTCGTAGTTACCGCGAGCGAGGGGTAAAGGTCGTATAA